A region from the Desulfitobacterium dehalogenans ATCC 51507 genome encodes:
- a CDS encoding GNAT family N-acetyltransferase: MISIKRAVPADLDVVLALRYEMLMKVNKLDNHVFNEGFRHITKDYFVNGNQTTIVAMDGMVPIGCATICYIDVMPTFSHPTGKRAHFMNVYTRDAYRRQGIAKKMMELLIFEAKEKGVTHLNLDATEVGKQLYYKLGFSKTAEGMELSL, from the coding sequence ATGATAAGCATAAAAAGGGCAGTTCCGGCTGATTTGGACGTAGTATTAGCCTTGCGGTATGAAATGCTCATGAAAGTCAATAAGTTGGATAATCATGTGTTCAATGAGGGTTTCAGACATATTACAAAAGATTATTTTGTTAACGGAAATCAGACTACGATAGTAGCAATGGATGGGATGGTGCCTATTGGTTGCGCGACGATATGTTATATCGATGTAATGCCAACATTCAGTCATCCTACTGGCAAGCGTGCACATTTTATGAATGTTTATACGCGGGATGCATATCGCAGACAGGGAATTGCGAAAAAAATGATGGAGCTACTGATATTCGAAGCGAAAGAAAAAGGTGTTACCCATCTAAATCTAGATGCAACTGAAGTTGGCAAACAATTATATTATAAGCTGGGATTTTCAAAGACAGCGGAAGGTATGGAGCTAAGCTTGTAG
- a CDS encoding metallophosphoesterase: MKFNRKKKIQHFLIVVLIMIIGALYFGNNTVGVSRYQISTTRLPAEFNNFKILQLSDLHSKQFGRESWRLIRIIDKEEPDIIVMTGDMVNTSDENYDVFYQLSADLAKRYKIYYIVGNHEQILMDYRIVQFLNNNGITVLDNEGVKIERGNDHINLYGLWFNLKYYKDRNDPYTKDLYYDLDTMQETLGSSNSNEYNILLTHNPLYFTTYAKWGADLTLSGHVHGGIVIIPFKGGLLSPERDFFPEYYGGIYSIEDRNMIVNRGLGNGNFGIRVFNKPEISVITLSNK, from the coding sequence ATGAAGTTTAATAGAAAAAAGAAGATACAACATTTTCTAATTGTTGTTTTGATAATGATTATTGGGGCTTTATATTTCGGTAATAACACGGTGGGAGTATCCAGGTATCAAATTAGCACGACACGGTTGCCGGCTGAATTTAATAATTTCAAAATTCTGCAGTTATCTGATTTGCATAGCAAACAATTTGGCAGGGAGAGCTGGAGACTGATTCGAATAATAGATAAAGAAGAACCTGACATCATTGTAATGACGGGTGATATGGTCAATACCTCTGATGAAAATTATGATGTCTTCTATCAATTATCAGCTGATTTAGCTAAACGATACAAAATATATTATATAGTTGGTAATCATGAACAAATTCTAATGGATTATAGAATTGTTCAATTTCTTAATAATAACGGAATTACAGTCTTAGATAATGAAGGGGTTAAAATAGAGAGAGGAAACGATCATATTAATTTGTACGGATTATGGTTCAATCTCAAGTATTATAAAGATAGGAATGATCCTTATACAAAAGATCTTTATTATGATCTTGACACAATGCAGGAGACGCTGGGTAGCTCCAATTCCAATGAGTATAATATCCTCTTAACTCATAATCCTTTGTATTTTACTACTTATGCTAAGTGGGGAGCAGATTTAACCTTATCAGGTCATGTTCACGGAGGAATAGTAATTATACCATTCAAAGGAGGGCTGCTTTCACCGGAGAGAGATTTTTTTCCTGAATATTATGGAGGTATTTATTCTATTGAGGATCGAAATATGATAGTCAATAGAGGATTAGGAAACGGCAACTTTGGCATTCGAGTTTTTAATAAACCTGAAATATCAGTAATTACTTTATCTAATAAGTAG
- a CDS encoding FtsW/RodA/SpoVE family cell cycle protein: protein MLQSNKFADYLETVRQQIRWKRAQTYVLEEIENHLADQKDAFQRDGFDEEMATIKAIAEMGDPVVVGEQLDRTHRPKPDWPLLAMTAMLIILGLTLQFIVGTDINNGMEMFYRQVTWAGLAVIVFLVAYFLDFTIVGKYSLIIYLLLIAITLGDYWFFGVRAAGYNTVIYPFLLFPTIFAGLVYRMRNEGYWGLAFCGASVIVPVFLILLIHNSTVLFLIGTSCLIILTVAIAKGWFNVRKLYALLMLYLSSAVIFLTMFFMMINQDYVRIRLQLALNPSSDPMGVGYMPTLIRRLLLHSQLFGEGLPVSDYGQYPIAKIFPGINTDFLLTYLTYKFGWILLIGILLVFVAFIVRSVIISKRQKSILSQIVSLAIILTFAIQFLTYIASNLGFLLFGPVSLPLISYGGRALLINMCLIGFLLSIFRTGGLVSDNIGVAGIKSSPLIQYEDGKIIINLKAAQ, encoded by the coding sequence TTGCTACAGTCAAATAAGTTTGCCGATTATTTGGAAACTGTCCGCCAGCAGATACGATGGAAAAGGGCTCAAACCTATGTTTTAGAAGAAATCGAAAACCACCTGGCTGATCAAAAGGATGCGTTTCAAAGAGACGGATTTGACGAGGAAATGGCTACGATTAAGGCTATAGCAGAAATGGGTGATCCTGTGGTGGTCGGTGAGCAGCTTGACCGTACTCATAGGCCCAAGCCGGATTGGCCGCTGCTGGCCATGACAGCGATGCTGATTATTTTAGGTCTCACTCTTCAATTCATTGTGGGAACGGATATCAACAATGGAATGGAAATGTTCTACAGACAGGTTACTTGGGCCGGACTGGCCGTTATAGTTTTTCTGGTCGCTTATTTTTTGGATTTTACGATCGTAGGGAAATACTCATTGATTATTTACTTGCTGCTCATTGCCATAACCTTAGGTGATTATTGGTTTTTCGGTGTCAGAGCTGCCGGGTATAATACCGTAATTTATCCGTTTTTGTTGTTTCCTACCATATTTGCTGGGCTTGTTTACAGGATGCGGAATGAGGGGTATTGGGGTCTTGCTTTTTGTGGGGCGTCAGTAATTGTCCCGGTATTTTTAATATTACTTATCCATAACTCAACGGTTCTTTTTCTGATTGGTACTTCCTGTCTTATTATTTTGACAGTTGCCATTGCCAAAGGATGGTTTAACGTAAGAAAATTATACGCTTTGCTTATGTTATATCTTTCCTCCGCGGTTATTTTTTTAACTATGTTTTTTATGATGATAAATCAAGATTATGTTAGAATTAGACTGCAACTTGCATTGAATCCGTCGTCAGACCCCATGGGAGTCGGATATATGCCAACTCTTATCCGAAGGTTACTGCTTCATTCACAACTATTTGGAGAGGGGTTACCTGTAAGTGATTATGGACAATATCCGATAGCAAAGATTTTTCCTGGAATAAATACTGACTTCCTGTTAACTTACTTGACTTATAAATTTGGCTGGATTTTATTGATCGGTATTCTACTCGTTTTTGTAGCCTTTATTGTTCGATCTGTTATCATCAGTAAAAGACAAAAAAGTATCCTTAGTCAGATAGTTTCATTAGCGATTATTTTAACATTTGCTATACAATTCTTGACATATATTGCTTCCAATTTAGGCTTTTTACTGTTTGGTCCTGTGTCATTACCTTTAATCTCTTACGGCGGGCGAGCCTTGTTAATAAATATGTGTCTGATAGGATTTTTGCTTTCAATATTCCGTACCGGTGGTTTGGTAAGTGATAACATTGGCGTAGCTGGAATAAAGTCAAGTCCCTTAATTCAATATGAGGATGGAAAGATTATAATTAATCTTAAAGCGGCTCAATAA
- a CDS encoding PadR family transcriptional regulator translates to MSIDKSLLTGSTTMLILKLLEETDRYGYEMIEELSKKSQNIFELKAGTLYPLLHSLEQKNMLTSYEKNSGNLRVRKYYSITKTGRKYLSEKTKEWKVYTSAVNNVLGGVDFATVK, encoded by the coding sequence ATGTCAATTGATAAAAGTCTATTAACCGGTAGCACCACCATGCTTATCCTAAAACTACTGGAAGAAACGGATAGGTATGGGTATGAAATGATTGAAGAACTAAGCAAGAAATCGCAGAACATATTTGAATTAAAAGCGGGAACATTATATCCGCTACTCCACAGCTTGGAACAAAAAAATATGCTCACTTCTTACGAAAAAAACTCGGGCAATCTGAGGGTGCGTAAGTACTACAGTATTACAAAAACAGGCCGCAAGTATTTGAGCGAGAAAACAAAAGAATGGAAAGTTTATACCTCTGCCGTAAATAATGTCCTGGGAGGTGTAGACTTTGCTACAGTCAAATAA
- the lepB gene encoding signal peptidase I gives MKKEYKKQIKEAVKIIVFAFVLSWGLRATVVDARVVPTPSMLPTIQVNDRLLVDKISYRFKDINRGDIVVFHAPLNVDQKGVDYVKRVIGLPGDKIEIKDGKVFINEKELIESYEMEEPNYTYGPEIVPEETYFVMGDNRNNSNDSHYWGVLPKTKIIGKVFIRYWPLEGFGRLAK, from the coding sequence ATGAAGAAAGAATACAAAAAGCAAATTAAAGAAGCTGTAAAAATAATTGTATTTGCATTTGTTCTTTCATGGGGACTAAGAGCGACAGTGGTAGATGCTAGAGTTGTACCAACCCCATCAATGCTTCCGACAATTCAAGTTAATGACAGGTTGCTGGTTGATAAGATCTCTTACAGATTTAAAGACATTAATAGGGGAGATATTGTTGTATTTCATGCTCCATTAAATGTAGATCAAAAAGGAGTCGATTATGTAAAAAGAGTTATTGGACTTCCCGGCGATAAGATTGAGATTAAGGACGGAAAAGTCTTTATCAACGAAAAAGAATTAATTGAATCGTATGAAATGGAGGAACCGAACTATACATATGGACCAGAAATTGTTCCGGAAGAGACCTACTTCGTAATGGGTGATAATCGGAACAATAGTAATGATAGTCATTATTGGGGTGTACTGCCTAAGACGAAGATCATAGGGAAGGTTTTCATTCGATATTGGCCTTTAGAAGGTTTTGGAAGGTTAGCAAAGTAA
- a CDS encoding GNAT family N-acetyltransferase, protein MLNIRRAKACDWQLLSDIAYHSEAYWGYDSDYMEKFKSMYQVTEYFIKNNETYVIEDHCGVFGFYGLLVNDKVSSLEYFFIEPRCIGKGYGKLLWNHMVDITCENLRIREFVIVTSPQAKDFYIKLGAIFLGEVESLLKRGRMIPQLLYKVHK, encoded by the coding sequence ATGTTAAATATTCGTCGAGCCAAGGCTTGTGATTGGCAATTATTATCGGACATAGCTTATCATTCCGAGGCCTATTGGGGATATGACTCCGATTATATGGAAAAGTTCAAATCAATGTATCAGGTAACTGAATATTTTATAAAGAATAATGAGACTTATGTGATTGAGGATCATTGTGGTGTGTTTGGGTTCTATGGTCTGTTAGTAAACGATAAAGTGAGTTCTTTAGAATACTTCTTTATCGAACCCCGATGCATAGGTAAGGGGTATGGAAAATTATTATGGAACCATATGGTGGATATTACTTGTGAAAACTTAAGAATTCGTGAGTTCGTGATAGTAACAAGCCCACAAGCAAAAGATTTTTATATAAAGCTAGGTGCCATTTTTCTTGGCGAAGTTGAATCATTACTTAAAAGGGGACGTATGATACCTCAATTATTGTATAAGGTACATAAGTAA
- a CDS encoding GNAT family N-acetyltransferase, translated as MIVRTMIIEDIPQLAQLYKQFWGEESSIDTMYKQFKKFQENGSHILLSAVEDNQLIGSVMGVICEELYGDCKSFLVLENMIVDKDHRNRGIGRALISEIERRAVEKCSQIILVTEANRIDACNFYESVGYRPEVYKGFKKKLK; from the coding sequence ATGATAGTGCGTACCATGATTATAGAGGATATTCCTCAACTGGCTCAATTATATAAACAATTTTGGGGAGAGGAATCCTCTATTGATACGATGTACAAACAGTTTAAGAAGTTTCAAGAAAATGGTTCTCACATATTACTTAGTGCAGTTGAGGATAACCAGCTTATTGGTTCTGTTATGGGGGTGATTTGTGAAGAATTGTATGGGGATTGTAAATCGTTTTTGGTTCTTGAAAATATGATAGTCGATAAAGACCATAGAAATCGTGGAATTGGTAGGGCTTTGATATCAGAGATTGAAAGAAGAGCAGTAGAAAAATGTAGCCAAATAATTCTTGTTACTGAAGCGAATAGAATTGATGCATGTAATTTTTATGAATCTGTAGGATATAGACCGGAAGTATATAAGGGATTTAAGAAGAAGTTAAAATAA